The following are encoded in a window of Clostridium thermarum genomic DNA:
- a CDS encoding helix-turn-helix domain-containing protein, whose amino-acid sequence MQIGEKIKRLRIEKQLTQEELANRCELSKGFISQLERDLTSPSIATLKDILDALGTNLNEFFREEREEKVVFGKDDMFEKSDEKLRYNLTWLVSNAQKNSMEPILITLEPGGRYIEEEPHEGEEFGYVLAGSIILHLGSKKYKVKKGESFCYKPNINHYISNIGNSTAKVIWVSTPPSF is encoded by the coding sequence ATGCAAATTGGAGAGAAGATTAAAAGGTTAAGGATTGAAAAGCAGCTTACCCAAGAAGAATTAGCAAATAGATGTGAACTGTCAAAAGGATTTATATCCCAATTAGAAAGAGACTTAACTTCGCCTTCTATAGCAACTTTAAAGGATATATTAGATGCCCTGGGAACAAATTTAAACGAGTTCTTCAGAGAGGAACGGGAAGAAAAAGTAGTTTTTGGGAAGGATGACATGTTTGAGAAATCCGATGAGAAACTAAGATATAATTTGACTTGGCTAGTATCAAATGCACAGAAAAACTCTATGGAGCCAATTCTCATTACCCTTGAACCTGGCGGTCGATATATTGAAGAGGAACCCCATGAAGGTGAGGAATTCGGCTATGTGCTGGCAGGCTCAATAATTCTTCACTTAGGAAGTAAAAAATATAAGGTTAAGAAGGGAGAAAGCTTCTGCTACAAGCCTAATATTAACCACTATATATCCAATATTGGAAATAGTACAGCAAAGGTTATCTGGGTGAGTACGCCCCCGTCCTTTTAA
- a CDS encoding ATP-binding protein — protein sequence MYVKHYSNKIVIENPGGFPEGINENNIITHPSIPRNKLIAETLQKLKYVQRSGQGVDIIFRDMIFFGKPLPTYSTYSEAVTLTLKSNLEDKNFTKFLIEEQDKNQIIFSTSQIMILKYLKDNGTITLKDASKHAQLSLEDTQGVLNELINYGYVERNGFKKYILTEKVYYSLGDDVGYIKDKEIEYIRAKDMIIQYLKKNNSINNTKVRELCGCSER from the coding sequence ATTTATGTAAAACACTATTCTAATAAAATTGTAATTGAAAATCCTGGAGGATTTCCTGAAGGTATAAATGAAAATAACATAATAACACATCCATCTATTCCAAGAAATAAACTCATCGCAGAAACATTGCAGAAGTTAAAATATGTTCAAAGATCAGGACAAGGTGTAGATATAATATTTAGAGACATGATTTTTTTTGGAAAACCATTACCTACATATAGTACGTATAGTGAAGCAGTTACATTAACATTAAAAAGTAATCTTGAAGACAAAAATTTTACTAAATTCTTAATCGAAGAACAAGATAAAAATCAAATAATATTTAGTACAAGTCAAATAATGATATTAAAATATTTAAAAGATAATGGAACTATAACTTTAAAAGATGCATCTAAACATGCTCAATTATCTTTAGAAGATACTCAAGGAGTTTTGAATGAACTTATAAATTATGGATATGTAGAAAGAAATGGATTTAAAAAATATATTCTTACAGAAAAAGTGTATTACAGTTTAGGCGATGATGTTGGATATATAAAAGATAAGGAAATAGAATATATTAGAGCTAAAGATATGATAATTCAATATCTCAAAAAAAATAATTCTATCAACAATACTAAAGTTAGAGAATTATGCGGATGCAGTGAAAGATAA
- a CDS encoding helix-turn-helix domain-containing protein gives MDIKEVISKGEKIDVEFKSWKKIKDKKELMKIITKEAVALANTKGGMILIGVEDNGEITGCDNYDIQNIMESIYDRTIPKLFADIEEVFVENNTILIIYVSKGSTLYATSAGEVYKRLGKNTKPMFPEEFPIMQSGKVNNDFSNVIIEDSSEEDIDNLEVYKIKEKLKIRDPESTLPLMDDKSFLKDLHLIKEKDNKIKLTVAGMLFVGKESSINRTIPQAEIIYLHYSDINKTEYDKRIDLKVPIISALDRLTEIIESSNYITNIQIGLFRLEVKDFPKNVFQEAILNAICHRDY, from the coding sequence ATGGATATAAAAGAAGTAATATCAAAAGGTGAAAAAATAGATGTTGAGTTCAAAAGCTGGAAAAAGATAAAAGACAAAAAGGAACTTATGAAAATTATTACAAAAGAAGCGGTAGCATTGGCAAATACTAAAGGTGGAATGATTTTAATTGGCGTAGAAGATAATGGGGAAATTACAGGATGTGACAATTATGATATACAAAATATTATGGAAAGTATTTATGATAGAACTATACCAAAATTATTTGCTGACATTGAAGAAGTCTTTGTAGAAAACAATACAATATTAATAATATATGTATCTAAAGGGAGTACATTATATGCTACTTCTGCCGGAGAAGTGTATAAAAGGTTGGGTAAAAATACAAAACCAATGTTTCCAGAAGAATTTCCTATAATGCAATCGGGGAAAGTAAACAATGATTTTTCAAATGTTATTATAGAAGATTCCAGCGAGGAAGATATTGATAATTTAGAAGTTTATAAAATAAAAGAAAAACTAAAAATAAGAGATCCAGAGTCTACTTTACCATTAATGGATGATAAATCTTTTTTAAAAGATTTGCATCTCATTAAGGAGAAGGATAATAAGATAAAATTAACTGTTGCAGGTATGCTTTTCGTTGGAAAAGAAAGTTCTATAAACAGAACTATACCTCAAGCTGAAATAATATATCTGCATTATAGTGATATTAATAAGACAGAATACGATAAGAGAATAGATTTGAAAGTACCTATTATATCGGCATTGGATAGATTAACAGAAATAATAGAGAGTAGTAATTATATAACAAATATACAAATAGGTTTATTTAGACTTGAAGTTAAAGATTTTCCTAAAAATGTATTCCAAGAAGCCATTTTAAATGCGATTTGCCATAGAGATTATTAA
- a CDS encoding helix-turn-helix domain-containing protein, with translation MAKFKHFTLEERVSIEIMLKASLSFKAIARELDRDCTTISKEVKNHIMFKRTGSYGRPFNNCIHRLTCSNTYLCEKPHNTHLLLRPFSAIPERCCVKQP, from the coding sequence ATGGCTAAATTTAAACATTTTACATTAGAGGAAAGAGTCTCTATTGAAATAATGCTTAAAGCCTCCCTTTCTTTCAAAGCAATAGCCAGAGAGCTTGATCGAGATTGTACAACCATTTCCAAAGAGGTTAAAAATCATATCATGTTCAAGCGAACAGGTTCTTACGGTAGACCTTTTAACAACTGTATTCATCGTTTAACTTGCAGCAATACATATCTATGTGAGAAACCGCATAACACGCATCTTCTACTGCGACCCTTCAGCGCCATACCAGAAAGGTGCTGCGTAAAACAACCATGA
- the rlmH gene encoding 23S rRNA (pseudouridine(1915)-N(3))-methyltransferase RlmH, with protein MNISLITVGKVKERYLRDAIEEYAKRLSRYCRLEIIEVPDEKIPENASEKEEQIIKEKEGDLILKYIKDNMFVITMEIQGKQPSSEELAAQIKDLGVRGESNLAFVIGGSLGLAKSVQQRSDYKMSFSRMTFPHQLFRVMLLEQIYRAFRIINGEPYHK; from the coding sequence TTGAATATATCATTGATTACTGTAGGAAAAGTTAAAGAAAGGTACCTGAGAGATGCCATAGAGGAGTATGCAAAACGCCTATCAAGGTATTGCAGGCTTGAGATAATAGAAGTTCCTGATGAGAAGATTCCGGAAAATGCTTCGGAGAAGGAGGAACAGATCATTAAGGAAAAGGAAGGAGACTTAATATTAAAGTATATAAAGGATAATATGTTCGTTATTACCATGGAAATACAGGGGAAGCAGCCTTCCTCAGAGGAACTGGCCGCACAAATAAAGGACTTGGGAGTACGGGGAGAAAGCAACTTAGCCTTTGTCATCGGTGGTTCATTAGGGTTGGCTAAGTCAGTTCAGCAACGATCTGATTATAAGATGTCTTTTTCCAGAATGACTTTTCCTCATCAGTTGTTTAGAGTAATGTTATTGGAACAGATCTATCGGGCTTTCAGGATAATTAACGGTGAGCCGTACCATAAGTGA
- a CDS encoding G5 domain-containing protein produces the protein MQFKKVKLSKKLVAPVVFLLLIGVLTTVILTKRKNITVLIDGVPTNYVTYKATVSEALADKEITLGPKDKISPDLTTEIKDEDTIAIKRAVNIKVEVDGKTLDILSAEEDIKAVFSVEGISLKEKDKVTPALDTKLWEGLAVSVIRVENKNVTVSTPIEFKTVVKKDSSMANTKKKVVQEGKVGEKQTTFDVVYENGVEVSRTQISETIAQAPVDKIVVEGTYPSMPVSRGGEVLPYSKVFTARATAYWAVRGVGKTYTASGRLAVRDPQGYSTIAVDPDLIPYGTKLFVEGYGFAIAADTGTGIKGEKIDVYFDTLAEAKRWAVKYVKVYVLK, from the coding sequence TTGCAATTTAAGAAGGTGAAACTATCGAAAAAGTTAGTAGCCCCTGTTGTATTTCTTCTTCTTATAGGTGTTCTAACTACTGTGATACTGACTAAAAGAAAAAATATAACAGTACTTATAGACGGAGTGCCCACAAACTACGTTACATATAAGGCTACTGTCAGTGAAGCATTAGCCGATAAGGAAATAACCTTGGGACCTAAAGATAAAATTTCTCCTGACCTAACTACAGAAATTAAGGACGAAGACACTATAGCAATAAAGCGTGCAGTGAATATAAAAGTTGAAGTTGATGGAAAAACATTGGACATTCTTTCCGCTGAAGAGGATATTAAGGCAGTATTTTCAGTTGAAGGAATAAGCTTAAAGGAAAAAGACAAGGTAACTCCGGCTTTGGATACAAAGTTGTGGGAAGGCTTAGCAGTCAGCGTTATCAGAGTTGAGAATAAAAACGTTACAGTATCAACTCCCATTGAGTTCAAGACTGTAGTAAAAAAGGATAGCTCAATGGCCAATACTAAAAAGAAGGTAGTCCAAGAGGGAAAAGTGGGTGAAAAGCAGACTACTTTCGACGTAGTCTATGAAAACGGCGTTGAGGTCTCAAGGACCCAGATAAGCGAAACAATAGCCCAAGCTCCTGTAGACAAGATTGTTGTAGAGGGCACTTACCCCTCAATGCCTGTATCAAGAGGGGGAGAAGTTCTTCCATATTCAAAGGTATTTACCGCCAGGGCTACTGCCTACTGGGCAGTAAGAGGTGTTGGCAAGACCTATACGGCATCAGGCCGTTTGGCAGTTAGAGATCCCCAAGGCTACAGCACCATAGCTGTGGACCCTGATCTAATTCCCTATGGCACAAAGCTCTTTGTAGAAGGTTACGGCTTTGCCATCGCAGCAGACACCGGCACCGGCATAAAGGGAGAAAAAATCGATGTGTATTTTGATACTCTTGCAGAAGCTAAACGTTGGGCAGTGAAGTACGTCAAGGTATACGTACTAAAGTAG
- a CDS encoding SEC-C metal-binding domain-containing protein: MSLYKDWTDMVVDYVKQRGEDAFWKEYGDMETRVYTEVLANHKEPLKGSIRQLAERFKTTPEFFMGFVDGINDSLVEGFDLENLDIDQELTFNIDFEKLYFNMLDAKADYLYTLPQWDGIFSPEKRKEIQRKWKDSKTVVKEVKIGRNDPCPCGSGKKYKKCCANKVESEVAAE, from the coding sequence ATGAGCCTTTATAAAGATTGGACCGATATGGTTGTTGATTATGTAAAACAAAGAGGAGAAGATGCTTTCTGGAAAGAGTATGGCGACATGGAAACACGAGTGTACACAGAAGTTCTTGCTAACCATAAGGAACCATTAAAGGGAAGCATTAGACAATTAGCTGAAAGATTCAAGACAACACCGGAATTTTTTATGGGGTTTGTAGATGGGATAAATGACAGCCTTGTGGAAGGCTTTGATCTAGAAAATTTGGACATTGATCAAGAACTTACTTTTAATATAGATTTTGAAAAGTTATATTTTAATATGTTAGACGCAAAGGCAGATTACTTATATACTTTACCTCAGTGGGATGGAATCTTCTCTCCCGAAAAGAGAAAAGAAATCCAGAGAAAATGGAAGGATTCCAAGACAGTAGTGAAGGAAGTTAAAATAGGAAGAAATGATCCGTGTCCATGTGGAAGCGGAAAGAAATACAAGAAGTGCTGTGCTAACAAGGTTGAATCCGAAGTGGCAGCGGAGTAG
- a CDS encoding GerMN domain-containing protein yields the protein MKKLLVFITTISIMSSAAITIGCEKQEKVSKGNKEKLENVQLQNEKDNYIDLDVYFDASKDENTIDIAKEELLINKEELMGELVINQLIKGPSIESKLKPILPKDTRLISFSIKDGIAIINFSKEAMVAMSPGKEEACLKSIAKSITQLDSIEKIRILVENQNVDSLGGNFNISKTFSPEDIASLRITKEEN from the coding sequence ATGAAAAAGTTATTAGTTTTTATAACAACCATTTCTATTATGTCTTCCGCTGCTATAACTATAGGCTGTGAGAAGCAGGAAAAAGTTAGCAAGGGTAATAAGGAAAAGTTAGAAAATGTGCAATTGCAAAATGAGAAGGATAATTATATAGACCTTGATGTCTATTTTGATGCGTCTAAGGACGAAAACACAATAGACATTGCAAAGGAAGAATTGCTTATAAACAAAGAGGAGCTTATGGGTGAACTCGTAATAAATCAGCTTATAAAGGGTCCTTCCATAGAAAGCAAGCTAAAACCCATACTTCCGAAAGATACAAGGCTTATAAGTTTTTCTATAAAGGATGGTATTGCAATTATTAACTTTAGTAAAGAGGCTATGGTTGCTATGTCCCCGGGCAAGGAAGAGGCTTGTCTAAAAAGTATAGCTAAATCTATAACTCAGCTGGATTCCATTGAAAAAATTAGAATTCTGGTAGAAAACCAAAACGTAGATAGTCTAGGTGGGAACTTTAATATATCAAAGACTTTCTCACCAGAAGATATAGCCAGCTTAAGAATTACCAAGGAAGAGAACTAA
- a CDS encoding MBL fold metallo-hydrolase has translation MVFSSLYSGSSGNSIFISSDNAKVLIDAGMPGKSIEGALREIGERPEEIDAIFVTHEHSDHIKGVGILSRKYNIPIYTNELTWKGMAKAIGNIKEHNIKIMDTAVSIKDIDVERFDIPHDAAGPSGYSLLSGGKKVCIATDLGYFSEDVKRNIMDADILLLESNHDVEMLKFGPYPYELKRRILSDIGHLSNEACGYAITEIVTDKQKRIVLGHLSNTNNYPELAYATVTNILNDNKINVGKDIILTMADRSKPSSYIKI, from the coding sequence ATGGTATTTAGTTCTTTGTACAGCGGCAGCAGCGGTAATTCTATATTCATATCCTCCGATAATGCAAAAGTATTGATAGATGCAGGAATGCCTGGAAAAAGTATAGAAGGTGCACTAAGGGAAATTGGTGAAAGACCGGAAGAAATTGATGCTATTTTTGTCACCCATGAACATAGTGACCATATAAAAGGGGTTGGTATTTTATCGAGAAAGTATAATATACCTATATATACAAATGAACTAACATGGAAGGGTATGGCTAAGGCTATAGGAAATATAAAGGAACATAATATTAAGATTATGGATACAGCGGTATCAATTAAGGATATAGATGTTGAAAGATTTGATATACCACATGATGCCGCTGGTCCATCTGGATACTCTCTCTTATCTGGAGGTAAGAAAGTATGTATAGCAACGGACTTAGGGTATTTCTCTGAGGATGTGAAAAGAAATATTATGGATGCAGATATATTGTTGCTTGAGAGTAATCACGATGTTGAAATGCTTAAATTTGGACCTTATCCTTATGAGTTAAAGAGAAGGATACTAAGCGACATAGGTCATTTGTCTAATGAGGCCTGTGGTTATGCAATAACAGAGATTGTCACTGACAAGCAAAAGAGAATAGTGCTGGGACATTTAAGTAATACTAACAACTATCCTGAGCTGGCTTATGCGACAGTTACCAATATCTTAAACGATAACAAGATAAATGTTGGTAAAGATATTATACTTACTATGGCAGACAGAAGTAAGCCAAGCAGTTATATTAAAATATAG